A window from Streptomyces sp. NBC_00271 encodes these proteins:
- a CDS encoding MerR family transcriptional regulator, with protein MGYSVGQVAGFAGVTVRTLHHYDEIGLLVPSERNHAGHRRYSDADLDRLQQILFYRELGFPLDEVAALLDDPEADPRAHLRRQHELLTARIEKLQKMAAAVEHAMEARTMGINLTPEEKFEVFGDKDPEEHAEEAERRWGGTAEYAESQRRAARYTKDDWQRIQAEVASWGERYGALMEAGEPATGERAMDLAEEHRRHIGKWFYDCSYELHGCLGAMYVSDERFKAYYDSMRPGLAEHLRDAITANAARHSQEA; from the coding sequence GTGGGCTACTCAGTGGGGCAGGTCGCCGGTTTCGCCGGGGTCACGGTGCGCACGCTGCACCACTACGACGAGATCGGCCTGCTCGTTCCGAGCGAGCGCAACCACGCGGGGCACCGGCGCTACAGCGACGCCGACCTCGACCGGCTGCAACAGATCCTGTTCTACCGGGAGCTGGGCTTCCCGCTCGACGAGGTCGCGGCCCTGCTCGACGACCCGGAGGCGGACCCGCGCGCGCACCTGCGCCGGCAGCACGAGCTGCTGACCGCCCGGATCGAGAAGCTGCAGAAGATGGCCGCGGCCGTGGAGCACGCCATGGAGGCACGCACGATGGGCATCAACCTCACGCCCGAGGAGAAGTTCGAGGTCTTCGGGGACAAGGATCCCGAGGAGCACGCGGAGGAGGCCGAGCGGCGGTGGGGCGGCACGGCGGAGTACGCCGAGTCACAGCGCCGCGCCGCCCGCTACACCAAGGACGACTGGCAGCGCATCCAGGCCGAGGTCGCCTCCTGGGGCGAGCGCTACGGCGCCCTCATGGAAGCGGGCGAGCCCGCGACCGGCGAGCGGGCCATGGACCTGGCCGAGGAACACCGGCGGCACATCGGCAAGTGGTTCTACGACTGCTCGTACGAGCTCCACGGCTGCCTCGGCGCGATGTACGTGTCCGACGAACGCTTCAAGGCGTACTACGACTCCATGCGCCCGGGTCTCGCCGAGCACCTCAGGGACGCGATCACGGCGAACGCGGCCAGGCACTCCCAGGAAGCCTGA